The following are from one region of the Leucobacter sp. Psy1 genome:
- a CDS encoding L-threonylcarbamoyladenylate synthase: MAEVYDCSESSQLLTGTRMARQAIGRGELIVMPTDTVYGVAADAFTPAAVQRLLDAKGRDRTSPPPVLIPGTATLHALAAEVPEPVNRLAEAFWPGALTIVLRANPALDWDLGETGGTVALRIPDNPLAIELLQETGPLAVSSANLTGQPAAQTAAAAKEMLEDSVSVYLEDGPRTSGGVSSTIVDATQVTEDGGTIGILRHGGVSQEAISQLLPEITVEDRTGA, from the coding sequence ATGGCCGAGGTGTACGACTGCTCCGAGAGTTCCCAGCTGCTGACGGGGACCCGCATGGCGCGACAGGCGATCGGCAGGGGCGAACTCATCGTGATGCCGACGGACACCGTCTACGGTGTCGCCGCAGACGCGTTCACGCCAGCGGCCGTGCAGCGGCTGCTCGACGCCAAGGGCCGCGACAGGACGTCACCGCCGCCCGTCCTGATCCCCGGCACCGCGACGCTCCACGCGCTCGCCGCTGAGGTGCCCGAGCCCGTGAACCGGCTCGCGGAGGCGTTCTGGCCAGGTGCGCTCACGATCGTGCTCCGTGCGAATCCGGCACTCGACTGGGATCTGGGAGAGACAGGCGGCACCGTGGCGCTGCGGATCCCGGATAACCCGCTCGCCATCGAGCTGCTGCAGGAGACCGGTCCTCTGGCGGTGTCGTCCGCGAACCTCACCGGTCAGCCGGCCGCACAGACCGCAGCAGCCGCGAAGGAGATGCTCGAGGACAGCGTCTCGGTGTACCTCGAGGACGGTCCGCGCACCTCCGGAGGCGTGTCATCGACCATCGTCGATGCGACCCAGGTCACTGAGGACGGCGGTACCATCGGCATCCTCCGCCACGGCGGCGTCTCGCAGGAGGCGATCTCGCAGCTCCTTCCGGAGATCACGGTCGAGGACCGCACCGGAGCCTGA